Proteins encoded by one window of Mesorhizobium sp. INR15:
- a CDS encoding FAD-binding protein: MTTFTPTTSDEVLSAVAWAVAEDAPLEIVGHGSKRGIGRPLQTGHTLDLSKLTGVTLYEPAELVLSAKAGTPLAEIESLLAQNGQRFDFEPMDYGPLLGGEPGKGTLGGVLAANLSGPRRLKAGAARDHILGINAVSGRGEAFKSGGRVVKNVTGYDLSKLMANSWGTLAVFTDVTFKVLPAAETEITLAIRGLLDDAAVAAMALALGSSAEVSSAAHLPERVAARVAGGSLGSDAATLLRVEGFGPSVAYRIAALKALLRNAGPLEEIEAETSNAIWRDIRDCRPFADGSEKPVWRVSMTPAESHQMVLTLRMQAAVSAFYDWQGGLIWLRMEEGDPEAALLRGLLRKHGGGHATLVRATPSYRAALPVFEPQAPALAALAARLKHEFDPKDILNPGRMVPGDSSARLHSATEGAMP, encoded by the coding sequence ATGACCACCTTCACCCCAACCACATCGGACGAAGTCCTCTCCGCCGTCGCTTGGGCCGTGGCCGAGGACGCACCGCTCGAAATCGTCGGCCATGGTTCGAAGCGCGGCATCGGTCGCCCGCTGCAGACCGGGCACACGCTCGATCTGTCGAAACTGACCGGTGTCACGCTCTACGAACCGGCCGAGCTCGTGCTGTCGGCGAAGGCCGGCACGCCGCTGGCCGAGATCGAAAGCCTGCTGGCGCAAAATGGCCAGCGGTTCGACTTCGAGCCGATGGATTACGGCCCGTTGCTTGGCGGCGAGCCTGGAAAAGGCACGCTGGGCGGCGTGCTGGCCGCGAACCTTTCCGGCCCGCGCCGGCTGAAGGCCGGTGCTGCCCGCGACCATATCCTCGGCATCAATGCGGTTTCCGGCCGTGGCGAGGCCTTCAAGTCCGGCGGCCGCGTGGTCAAGAACGTCACCGGCTACGACCTGTCCAAACTGATGGCCAACAGCTGGGGCACGCTGGCTGTATTCACCGATGTCACCTTCAAGGTGCTGCCTGCCGCCGAGACCGAAATCACGCTCGCCATCCGTGGCCTGCTCGATGATGCGGCTGTTGCCGCCATGGCTCTGGCGCTTGGTTCTAGCGCCGAAGTGTCGAGCGCGGCGCATCTGCCCGAACGTGTCGCCGCGCGCGTTGCCGGCGGCAGTCTCGGCAGCGATGCGGCGACTTTGTTGCGGGTCGAGGGTTTTGGCCCTTCGGTCGCTTACCGCATCGCCGCGCTGAAGGCATTGCTGAGGAATGCAGGTCCGCTAGAAGAGATTGAGGCCGAAACCTCAAACGCCATCTGGCGCGATATCAGGGATTGCCGGCCTTTCGCCGATGGCAGCGAGAAACCCGTGTGGCGCGTTTCGATGACGCCGGCGGAGAGCCACCAGATGGTGCTGACATTGCGCATGCAGGCCGCCGTCAGCGCCTTCTATGACTGGCAGGGCGGACTGATCTGGCTGCGCATGGAGGAGGGCGATCCCGAAGCCGCCCTATTGCGCGGGCTGCTGAGAAAGCACGGCGGCGGCCATGCGACACTGGTCCGCGCCACGCCATCGTATCGCGCCGCTTTGCCGGTGTTCGAGCCGCAGGCGCCGGCGCTGGCTGCGCTGGCCGCGCGGCTGAAGCACGAATTCGACCCGAAGGATATTCTCAATCCGGGCCGGATGGTGCCGGGTGACAGCTCTGCTAGGCTCCATTCCGCAACCGAGGGAGCAATGCCATGA
- a CDS encoding FAD-linked oxidase C-terminal domain-containing protein produces the protein MSGLAMPKPDDATMRRRNEIVADMRIIVPGEGVVDAANAMRAFESDGLTAYRQLPLVVVLPQTVAQVSRVLKYCNDRNIRVVPRGSGTSLSGGALPLEDAVLLVMSRFNRILTIDFPNRVVVAQPGVTNLGITTAVEQEGFYYAPDPSSQIACSIGGNVAENSGGVHCLKYGLTANNVLGIEMVLMNGEVVRLGGNHLDSEGYDLLGVMTGSEGLLGVVTEVTVRILKKPETARALLIGFPTSEQGGQCVADIIGAGIIPGGMEMMDRPAIHAAEDFVHAGYPLDVEALLIVELDGPGVEVDHLIAAVEAIAIRNGSTTCRISQSEQERASFWAGRKAAFPAVGRISPDYYCMDGTIPRKELPRVLAGMRELSEKYGLGVANVFHAGDGNLHPLILYDANVPGELDKAESFGADILRLCVKVGGVLTGEHGVGVEKRDLMPEMFNQIDLDQQMRVKCAFDPNHLLNPGKVFPQLRRCAELGRMHISGGKLPFPDIPRF, from the coding sequence ATGTCCGGCCTGGCCATGCCGAAACCTGATGATGCCACGATGCGCCGGCGAAACGAGATTGTCGCCGACATGCGCATCATCGTGCCGGGCGAGGGCGTCGTCGACGCGGCCAACGCCATGCGGGCTTTCGAGAGCGACGGACTGACGGCCTATCGGCAACTGCCGCTGGTGGTGGTGCTGCCGCAGACGGTGGCGCAGGTCTCCCGTGTGCTGAAATACTGCAACGATCGCAACATCCGCGTCGTGCCGCGCGGTTCCGGCACCTCGCTGTCGGGCGGCGCGCTGCCGCTTGAAGATGCCGTGCTCTTGGTCATGAGCCGCTTCAACCGCATTCTCACGATTGATTTTCCCAACCGCGTTGTCGTTGCCCAGCCCGGTGTCACCAATCTCGGCATCACCACCGCCGTCGAGCAGGAGGGCTTCTATTATGCGCCCGATCCATCCTCCCAGATCGCCTGCTCGATCGGCGGCAATGTCGCGGAGAATTCCGGCGGCGTGCACTGCCTGAAATATGGCCTTACCGCCAACAATGTGCTGGGTATCGAGATGGTGCTGATGAACGGCGAGGTGGTTCGCCTCGGCGGCAATCATCTCGATTCCGAAGGCTATGATCTGCTTGGCGTCATGACCGGCTCCGAAGGCCTGCTTGGCGTCGTCACCGAGGTGACGGTACGTATCTTGAAGAAGCCGGAAACGGCGCGTGCGCTTCTGATCGGCTTTCCCACCAGCGAGCAGGGCGGCCAATGCGTCGCCGACATTATCGGCGCCGGCATCATTCCGGGTGGGATGGAGATGATGGATCGGCCGGCGATCCACGCCGCCGAGGATTTCGTCCATGCCGGCTATCCCCTCGATGTCGAGGCGCTGCTGATCGTCGAACTCGACGGGCCAGGCGTCGAGGTCGATCACCTGATCGCCGCTGTCGAAGCGATCGCCATCCGCAACGGTTCGACAACCTGCCGCATCTCGCAGTCGGAGCAGGAACGGGCGAGTTTCTGGGCTGGCCGAAAGGCGGCGTTTCCGGCGGTTGGCCGCATCTCACCCGACTATTACTGCATGGATGGCACTATCCCGCGCAAGGAACTGCCGCGCGTGCTGGCCGGCATGCGCGAGCTCTCGGAGAAATACGGCCTCGGCGTCGCCAATGTCTTTCATGCCGGCGACGGCAATCTGCATCCGCTGATCCTCTACGATGCCAATGTCCCCGGCGAACTCGACAAGGCCGAAAGCTTTGGCGCCGACATCCTGCGGCTCTGCGTCAAGGTCGGCGGCGTGTTGACCGGTGAGCACGGCGTCGGCGTCGAGAAGCGCGACCTGATGCCGGAAATGTTCAACCAGATCGACCTCGACCAGCAGATGCGCGTCAAATGCGCCTTCGATCCCAACCATCTGCTCAACCCGGGAAAAGTATTTCCGCAACTGCGCCGCTGCGCCGAGCTCGGGCGCATGCATATTTCGGGCGGCAAGCTGCCGTTCCCGGACATTCCGAGGTTTTGA
- a CDS encoding DUF4870 domain-containing protein: MSNIDPGPAATGPRPTDRWLEPGPTNALVIYVLYLAGFVIGVSGIVGLVLAYINRGKAGGFVESHYTFLIRTFWIGLLYALIAFVLVFVIIGFVLMFAVAVWFIARCILGLQALQRGEPVKNPESWFLGL; this comes from the coding sequence ATGAGCAACATCGATCCAGGCCCGGCCGCGACAGGGCCACGCCCCACCGACCGTTGGCTGGAGCCGGGGCCGACCAATGCGCTGGTCATTTACGTCCTTTATCTGGCCGGCTTTGTCATCGGCGTCAGCGGCATTGTCGGCCTTGTGCTCGCCTACATCAACCGCGGCAAGGCCGGCGGTTTCGTCGAGAGCCACTACACGTTCCTCATCCGCACCTTCTGGATCGGTCTGCTCTACGCATTGATCGCGTTTGTCTTGGTGTTCGTGATCATCGGTTTCGTGCTGATGTTCGCCGTCGCTGTCTGGTTCATCGCCCGCTGCATCCTCGGCCTGCAGGCCTTGCAGCGTGGCGAGCCGGTCAAGAATCCGGAAAGCTGGTTCCTTGGACTTTAG